Proteins from one Bacteroides mediterraneensis genomic window:
- a CDS encoding TonB-dependent receptor: MKKQLIFSAMLGLCALGSTAVYPISAMAAVAQSPAIKVRGQVVDEQGEPLLGATIRVKNTSTGTTTDLDGNFQLEVPGNAVLLVSYVGYKEREVAVRNRSTLEPIQLQSDDFMLEQVVVVGYGTQKKSDLTGSVAVVDTEALKQVSHSNISSMLEGKVAGVQVTSDGQPGADPTVRIRGIGSFGDTSPLYVIDGVPMGTSIRDFSSNDIETIQVLKDASAAAIYGSRAANGVVIITTKRGKKDQPLKVDYNGYFGVDNISKGIYDVMNADQYSQFIGQACLNSNTPLPGGYSLDSTTGRYKFMDDTDTDWFDEVFKTGIRQNHNVNLSGGSARSTYNVSLDYFNQKGTLEGAGPNYERFTARVNNTMDTKFVKFQTSVVYSHSDQDNMSLSNASEYVQGLYGDVTNVLRGTLLMQPTIKAYDSSTWVLDDKVGAASDYNYDAYGYGVYYDDIHGDISASNPLLINNLLQRNTRVDRFVGTGSADVDILKMFGIDSKNHKLNYKINLSYSKTHCKDFTWIPSWIQSNRVYLAKSNERLEKASRDYSDALIENILTYDGTIGKHHINIVAGQTYEEENTDLLTGWGLNYTEPYFLQLQNGSDTYSSSYEYKHAILSYIGRVNYNYDDRYLFSATVRRDASSRLSSGIRWGTFPSVSVGWRFDKESFFPFNPEVVNMFKVRGSYGELGNENIGEYMYQATMSRNNMTYSFNNSPVTGSAISTFVDNNLSWEKKKTYNAGIDLALFNNRLEFTAEWYKNTSTDLLYSVPVPEQAGVSNTTVTMNAASMENSGFEFSATYRNHDHPFKYEVSANLSTLKNRVTSLGFGTDYYLTGDYITYVGQEIGQFYGYVYEGIARTQEDLDNHAVQEGANVGDCLYKDINDDGRIDTDDRVVLGSGLPKINFGLNARFEYKGFDLSIATYGALNYHVSDDIYNSLNSCYGWSNKEVAMLDANRFSEDGTTYLSDVPRTYITNSASLAWNDLFSSRKIQNAAYWKIANVELGYNFPDKWFGKYISDVRLYVSAQNLYTFTGYKGYNVDYAGGTFTPGYNFCSYPTARTFMCGVHFTF; this comes from the coding sequence ATGAAAAAACAATTGATTTTTTCCGCAATGCTTGGCTTGTGTGCTTTGGGGAGTACCGCGGTCTATCCTATTTCCGCTATGGCTGCTGTAGCACAATCACCAGCCATCAAGGTTCGTGGTCAAGTAGTCGATGAACAAGGTGAGCCCCTATTGGGTGCTACTATTCGGGTGAAAAACACTTCGACTGGAACAACTACCGATTTGGATGGAAATTTCCAGCTGGAAGTACCTGGTAATGCTGTCCTGTTGGTCAGTTATGTGGGTTATAAGGAACGTGAAGTTGCTGTTCGCAACCGGTCTACTCTTGAACCTATTCAGCTGCAGAGTGATGATTTTATGCTTGAACAAGTGGTAGTGGTAGGTTATGGAACGCAAAAGAAGTCTGATTTGACAGGATCTGTAGCAGTCGTTGATACGGAAGCTTTGAAGCAGGTTTCCCATTCTAATATATCTTCCATGCTCGAAGGAAAGGTAGCAGGTGTACAAGTTACTTCAGATGGTCAGCCTGGAGCAGACCCCACAGTACGTATTCGAGGTATAGGCTCTTTTGGTGACACTTCTCCACTGTATGTAATAGATGGTGTGCCAATGGGTACTTCTATCCGTGATTTCTCTTCAAATGATATTGAGACAATTCAGGTTTTGAAAGATGCTTCTGCAGCGGCTATATATGGTTCTCGTGCAGCTAATGGAGTGGTAATTATTACTACAAAGCGTGGTAAGAAAGATCAGCCTTTGAAAGTAGATTATAATGGATATTTTGGCGTTGATAATATTTCTAAAGGTATTTATGATGTAATGAATGCCGATCAGTATAGCCAATTTATTGGTCAGGCTTGCTTAAACTCCAATACCCCATTGCCGGGAGGATATAGTCTTGACAGTACGACTGGTAGATATAAATTTATGGATGATACAGATACCGACTGGTTTGATGAAGTATTTAAAACGGGTATTCGTCAGAATCATAACGTAAACCTTTCAGGCGGTAGCGCACGTAGTACTTATAACGTATCGTTGGATTATTTCAACCAAAAAGGAACACTTGAAGGTGCAGGACCGAACTATGAACGTTTTACTGCACGTGTCAATAATACTATGGATACTAAATTCGTGAAGTTCCAAACAAGTGTTGTTTATTCTCATTCCGATCAGGATAATATGAGTTTGTCCAATGCTTCTGAATACGTTCAAGGATTGTATGGCGATGTAACCAATGTTTTGCGTGGTACCTTACTTATGCAGCCGACTATCAAGGCGTACGATTCATCAACATGGGTTCTTGATGATAAAGTAGGTGCGGCGAGTGATTATAATTATGATGCTTATGGCTATGGTGTATACTATGATGACATACATGGAGATATCTCTGCATCTAATCCATTGCTGATTAATAATCTGCTACAGCGTAATACACGTGTGGATCGTTTTGTAGGTACAGGATCTGCTGACGTAGATATTCTTAAAATGTTTGGCATTGATAGTAAAAATCATAAGTTAAACTATAAGATTAATTTGTCTTATAGTAAGACTCATTGTAAAGATTTTACTTGGATTCCTTCCTGGATACAGAGTAATCGTGTGTATTTGGCGAAGAGTAATGAACGTCTGGAAAAGGCTTCTCGTGACTATTCAGATGCGCTTATTGAGAACATTCTTACTTATGATGGGACAATAGGCAAACATCATATCAATATTGTCGCAGGTCAGACCTACGAGGAAGAAAATACAGATTTACTTACAGGATGGGGATTAAACTATACTGAACCTTATTTCTTACAGCTTCAGAACGGCTCAGATACCTATTCAAGCAGTTATGAGTATAAACATGCTATCTTGTCTTACATTGGTCGTGTAAACTATAATTACGATGACAGATATTTGTTCTCTGCTACAGTACGTAGAGATGCTAGTTCTCGTTTGTCTAGTGGTATTCGTTGGGGTACATTCCCTTCTGTATCTGTAGGTTGGCGTTTTGATAAAGAAAGTTTCTTCCCTTTCAACCCTGAGGTCGTAAACATGTTCAAAGTTCGTGGTAGCTATGGTGAACTGGGTAATGAAAATATCGGTGAATACATGTATCAGGCTACTATGTCGCGAAATAACATGACATACAGTTTCAATAATTCGCCTGTAACAGGCTCTGCTATTTCTACTTTCGTGGATAACAATTTGTCATGGGAAAAGAAGAAAACGTATAACGCAGGTATAGATTTGGCCTTATTCAACAATCGTTTAGAATTTACGGCTGAGTGGTATAAGAATACGAGTACAGATTTGTTGTATTCTGTACCAGTTCCAGAACAAGCTGGAGTTTCAAATACGACAGTTACAATGAATGCAGCTTCTATGGAAAATTCAGGTTTTGAGTTTTCTGCTACTTATCGTAATCACGATCATCCTTTTAAATACGAGGTGTCCGCAAACCTCAGTACGTTAAAGAACCGGGTAACTTCGTTGGGATTTGGTACGGATTATTATTTAACGGGTGATTACATCACTTACGTTGGGCAGGAAATAGGTCAGTTTTATGGTTATGTTTATGAAGGAATTGCACGTACTCAAGAAGACCTTGATAACCATGCTGTTCAGGAAGGAGCCAATGTGGGCGACTGCTTATATAAGGATATAAATGATGACGGGAGAATAGATACCGACGATAGAGTGGTGCTGGGAAGCGGTCTACCTAAAATAAACTTTGGTCTTAATGCACGTTTCGAGTATAAGGGATTTGATTTAAGTATTGCTACTTATGGTGCACTGAATTATCATGTGAGCGATGACATATATAACTCACTCAACTCTTGTTACGGATGGAGCAACAAGGAGGTAGCTATGTTGGATGCTAACCGCTTTAGTGAAGATGGAACGACCTATTTGTCTGATGTTCCACGTACATATATAACTAACAGCGCAAGTTTGGCATGGAATGATTTGTTCAGTTCTCGTAAGATTCAGAACGCTGCTTATTGGAAAATTGCCAATGTAGAGTTGGGATATAATTTCCCTGATAAGTGGTTTGGTAAATACATCTCAGATGTGCGTCTGTATGTGTCGGCACAGAATCTTTACACATTCACAGGTTATAAAGGTTATAATGTGGACTATGCAGGTGGAACTTTCACTCCTGGATATAACTTCTGCTCTTATCCTACTGCACGTACATTTATGTGTGGCGTACATTTTACATTCTAA
- a CDS encoding arabinan endo-1,5-alpha-L-arabinosidase → MKKLSFFWISLLLVFTFVACSDNNDSPEYNQNGEVTVATPEVTATTATSLTVISSVSGNVEVVVKKGFCYSSNAQNPTINDNVVEVGEDFSATILGLMGNTTYYVRAYVYGNSRYTYSDVLTVTTENQSLDDQLLSYVAPAYEDNYVNIADWSKRGQWNLSNVHDPTVVLAEDGYYYMYQTDASYGNAHTAGGHFHGRRSKNLVDWEYLGGTMQSLPDWVIPKLNEIRETMGLGSVSPNTADFGYWAPCVRKVRNGLYRMYYSIVCPGTLSGDGTWSERAFIGLMENDNPANNEGWVDKGYVTTNASDKGLDFHVAADDWGNCYYKWNAIDPSYIITEDGRHYLAYGSWHSGIALVELDGETGKVKADLPNPWGTSDDIAAYGQLIATRQMGNRWQGSEGPELIYHDGYYYLFLAYDALDIPYNTRVARATNISGPYMGMDGTDVTTVGGDILPVVTHPYKFNNSEGWVGISHCCVFDDGNGNWYFASQGRFPANVGGNAYSNALMMGHVRSIRWTEDGWPLVMPERYGAVPQVAITENELVGNWEHIDLSYSYGNQKTSTQMTLATDHTVTEGPWKGTTWSFDATKSTLTFSNGVELYLQRETDWEASPRTHTIVYAGYGDNYKTYWGKKSK, encoded by the coding sequence ATGAAAAAATTATCGTTTTTCTGGATATCTTTATTACTTGTTTTTACGTTTGTAGCTTGTTCTGATAACAATGACTCCCCCGAATATAATCAGAATGGTGAGGTGACTGTGGCTACGCCTGAGGTTACTGCGACGACAGCAACTTCATTGACTGTTATTTCGTCAGTCTCTGGTAATGTCGAAGTTGTTGTTAAGAAAGGGTTTTGCTATAGTTCCAACGCACAAAATCCTACTATCAATGACAATGTAGTCGAGGTAGGCGAAGATTTCAGTGCTACAATTTTAGGTTTGATGGGTAATACAACTTATTATGTCCGGGCATATGTTTACGGCAACAGCCGTTATACCTACTCGGATGTGCTTACAGTGACTACAGAAAATCAGAGCCTGGATGATCAACTGCTGTCTTATGTGGCTCCAGCTTATGAAGACAATTATGTAAATATTGCCGACTGGTCTAAGCGTGGTCAATGGAACCTCAGTAATGTACATGATCCTACAGTTGTATTGGCTGAAGATGGATATTATTACATGTATCAGACAGACGCTTCGTATGGCAATGCACATACAGCAGGTGGACACTTTCATGGACGTCGTTCAAAAAACCTGGTAGATTGGGAATATTTGGGAGGTACTATGCAAAGCTTGCCCGACTGGGTAATTCCGAAGCTGAATGAAATTCGTGAGACGATGGGATTGGGGAGTGTCTCTCCCAATACCGCTGATTTTGGTTATTGGGCTCCTTGTGTGCGAAAAGTTAGGAATGGGCTTTATCGCATGTATTACTCCATTGTATGTCCTGGTACATTGAGCGGGGACGGTACATGGAGTGAACGCGCGTTTATCGGATTGATGGAGAATGACAATCCAGCCAATAACGAGGGCTGGGTGGATAAAGGTTATGTCACTACCAATGCTTCGGATAAGGGACTTGATTTCCATGTAGCTGCGGATGATTGGGGCAATTGCTATTACAAATGGAATGCCATTGACCCCAGCTATATTATTACGGAAGATGGCAGACATTATCTGGCCTATGGCTCTTGGCATAGTGGCATTGCGTTGGTAGAACTTGATGGAGAGACCGGTAAAGTGAAAGCAGACCTGCCTAATCCTTGGGGAACCAGTGATGATATTGCAGCTTATGGTCAACTGATAGCTACTCGTCAGATGGGTAACCGTTGGCAAGGTTCTGAAGGACCGGAGTTGATTTACCATGATGGATATTATTACTTGTTCCTGGCTTATGATGCATTGGATATCCCTTACAATACCCGTGTAGCCCGTGCTACAAATATTTCAGGTCCGTATATGGGGATGGACGGTACAGATGTAACTACGGTTGGGGGCGATATTCTTCCGGTGGTGACTCATCCGTATAAGTTTAATAACAGTGAAGGCTGGGTAGGTATTTCTCATTGTTGTGTGTTTGATGATGGAAACGGTAACTGGTACTTTGCTTCACAAGGTCGTTTTCCCGCCAATGTGGGAGGTAATGCGTACAGCAATGCTTTGATGATGGGGCATGTACGTTCTATCCGTTGGACAGAAGATGGTTGGCCGCTTGTAATGCCAGAACGTTACGGTGCGGTACCGCAAGTTGCTATTACTGAAAATGAATTAGTCGGGAACTGGGAGCATATAGATTTATCTTATTCTTATGGGAACCAGAAAACTTCTACTCAAATGACGTTAGCAACTGACCATACAGTAACAGAGGGTCCTTGGAAAGGAACGACATGGTCGTTTGATGCCACAAAATCTACTTTGACGTTTAGTAACGGTGTTGAATTGTATTTACAGCGTGAAACAGATTGGGAGGCTTCTCCAAGAACTCATACAATTGTTTATGCCGGCTATGGCGATAATTATAAGACTTATTGGGGAAAGAAAAGTAAGTAA
- a CDS encoding RagB/SusD family nutrient uptake outer membrane protein: MKLNIYSLALILGFGTLSSCSDRLDLINPNQQTSSTFGFDADDLEECVIAAYNHIRMEGSYARVGYTIDVCRGDEAWNSSQVWYLPFDDLNVEVTSDIAFWPWREWYYTINVCNFILSRCGEDDTQLSENMKLIKGQALFLRGLSYYNLAGYYQNPPLITDYDTYSSLDGLYGANSTYDEVLDQVEKDFLEAMELLPSRDEGGEWAGGRATCGAAAGYYARTLMVRHKFSEALTVLKDIIAKKYGTYRLMDNYGDNFREGSAYENNDESLFEIQFLDYGSQGTDDEWTPVNTSPNATQGSAIESNFAPGNYGGWADISASPWLYHLFKEERTTDNKLDPRLYWTIGTYEAEWEDFEYGNVAYTNQLSATDNIVTNNIYGGLPIAKFTNLRTGLYSTVVTGLHDGINLRLMRYSDVLLRAAECENEVNGPTQQAIDWINEVRNRVDLPDLKLADFDTADKLFEQIANVERPKEFGCEFGRGFDLIRWGFFYDSGRLQQLKEHGTFRRSIEGVKEPVSYSDIATDSELKCSYDTYIQGHEFLPIVQTLTNNNPNLEGNSANYSTDNSTYFRENGWKVRPVVDLSK; the protein is encoded by the coding sequence ATGAAACTTAATATATATTCACTTGCTCTCATTTTGGGATTTGGTACTCTGTCTTCCTGTAGTGATAGATTGGATTTAATCAATCCCAATCAGCAGACTTCAAGCACTTTCGGTTTTGATGCCGATGATTTAGAGGAATGTGTTATTGCTGCATATAATCACATTCGTATGGAAGGATCGTATGCACGTGTGGGTTACACTATCGACGTATGCCGTGGAGATGAGGCTTGGAACTCATCACAAGTTTGGTATTTGCCATTTGACGACCTTAATGTAGAAGTTACATCAGATATTGCATTCTGGCCATGGCGTGAATGGTACTATACCATAAACGTTTGTAATTTCATCTTGTCTCGTTGTGGAGAAGATGACACACAACTTTCTGAGAATATGAAATTGATCAAAGGGCAAGCTCTTTTCTTGCGTGGATTATCATACTATAATCTGGCTGGATACTATCAGAATCCGCCGTTAATTACAGATTATGACACTTATTCTTCATTGGATGGGCTTTATGGGGCCAACAGCACTTATGATGAGGTTCTTGATCAGGTAGAAAAGGATTTTTTGGAAGCTATGGAGTTGTTACCCTCTCGTGATGAAGGTGGCGAGTGGGCTGGAGGGCGCGCTACGTGTGGAGCTGCGGCTGGCTACTACGCCCGTACGTTGATGGTACGCCATAAATTTAGTGAAGCACTTACCGTACTTAAAGATATTATTGCAAAGAAGTATGGTACTTATAGGTTGATGGATAACTATGGTGATAACTTCCGTGAAGGCTCTGCTTATGAAAACAATGATGAGAGTCTGTTTGAGATACAATTCCTTGATTATGGTTCACAAGGTACAGATGATGAATGGACGCCGGTAAATACAAGTCCTAATGCAACTCAGGGTTCTGCAATAGAAAGTAACTTTGCTCCTGGTAATTATGGTGGATGGGCTGATATCTCGGCTTCCCCGTGGTTATATCATCTTTTTAAAGAAGAACGTACAACAGACAATAAACTTGATCCTCGCCTTTATTGGACTATCGGTACTTATGAGGCCGAGTGGGAAGATTTTGAGTATGGAAATGTAGCTTATACGAATCAGCTTTCGGCTACAGATAACATTGTGACCAATAATATTTATGGAGGTTTGCCTATTGCTAAATTCACAAATCTTCGTACGGGCCTTTATAGTACTGTTGTTACAGGTTTGCATGATGGAATCAATTTGCGTCTAATGCGTTATTCAGATGTATTGCTTCGTGCAGCAGAGTGTGAAAACGAAGTAAACGGTCCTACTCAGCAGGCTATCGATTGGATTAATGAAGTGCGTAATCGTGTTGATTTGCCGGATTTGAAACTTGCCGATTTTGATACTGCTGATAAACTTTTTGAACAAATTGCAAATGTAGAAAGGCCAAAAGAATTTGGATGTGAGTTTGGACGTGGTTTCGACCTTATTCGCTGGGGATTTTTCTATGATAGTGGTCGCCTTCAGCAACTTAAGGAGCATGGAACTTTTCGTCGTTCAATCGAAGGTGTGAAAGAACCTGTAAGTTATAGTGATATAGCAACAGATTCGGAATTGAAGTGTTCTTATGATACCTATATTCAAGGACATGAGTTTTTACCTATTGTTCAGACGCTGACTAACAATAATCCGAATTTGGAGGGAAACTCTGCTAATTATAGCACAGACAATTCAACTTATTTCCGTGAGAATGGATGGAAAGTACGTCCGGTTGTGGATTTAAGTAAGTAG